The Arcobacter roscoffensis genome segment TTTGCAGACATGAAAACATCATAAGGTGCATTGTTTTTAATCTGCGCTGTTAATTTACCACTACTTCCTAAAGTAATATTTACTTTAGTATTAGGATTTGTTTTTATAAACTCTTTTTTTAACTCTTTGATTGCATAAGATACATTTGCAGCAAGGGCTATATTTAAGGTATTTGCATATAAACCACATGAAAGTAAAGCAATACTTGCTAGAATCTTTTTCATTTATTTACCCACCATAATATCATTTGATTTTATATAGGCATATACAGCTTTCCCTACTTCAAGCCTCAGGTTCTTAACAGCCCCTGTTGTAATAATAGATGTAATAGTCTCATTTTCACTAATATCAATAGTAACTTCACTATTTGTAGAGTTTTTTGTGATATCTTTGATAATACCTTTTATTTTATTTCTGGCACTTATTGCTATATCACTACTTGTAGATAAAAGTATATTATTTGAGTTAAAAATAGCTATTACTTCGTCATCTTTTTTTATATCTAAAGACTGTAGGGCATCATATGTAATATTTGCAAAAAGTTCATGGTCACTTTTAGGGACTATTATTATATTTGCATTTACTTCATTTGATACTATTTTATCAACTCTTCCTATTATTTGATTTCTCGCACTTATTTGCATTGCTAGTCTTCCTATTGTTTTAAATGTTCCTGTATCTATGTTTGTTAGTTCATTTAACTTTTCCATAAATCTTTTTTGTTCTTCTTTTAAAAGTAAGTAAGTATTGATAATACTTTCCCCATATGAAGTAAGAGCAGTTCCTCCACCACCTTTTCCTCCTGTCTCTTTTGATACAAGAGCTTTAGCTGATAAGTTATTCATACTATCTATTGCATCCCATGCTGTTTTATAACTCATAGGAACAGCTTTTGCAGCTTTTGATATTGAACCATGTTCTTTAATAGCAAGTAGTAAATCTATTCTTTTTTCTAATAAAAAAGGCTGGTCAAATAACTCTAAAGTTAAGTTTGATGATATATTCACTTTATTCCTTATATACTTAATTATATAGCGTTTGTAAAATATTAGCGTTGTATACCTTAGTATACAATGAAAGCTTTTTACTCCTATACGGTGTTTGTTAAATAGTAAGTAGAGTTTAGTACTTTACAAAGACTGTTTTTGCATTGATATATGCTATAAAAGCTCTGTTTTGTACTTATGTGTAAAAGTTTATCTTACAAAATGAAAGATTTTTTATGATTTAAACAAATTTTTTTATTCCTATACGCTAAATGTAAAATTGTAAGTAGGGTATAAAGTAATACATCTATAAAAACTTTAATATATTTTTATTTTCTAAAATGAATAAAATTTCATTTTCACTTCACTTATAGTTCATTTAGCTCTTATATCATTACAGCAACAAAACAAAAAAGGATTACAAATGATGAATAAGAAAATGTTAGTTAGTTTAGGATTAGTAACTTTAATACCACTTGCTATTTTTGCAAGTAGTGATAGATATGATTTTGATGATAAAAGAAATTCTAATTATCTAAAAGAAAAAGGTATAAATTTTATTTTTGAGGGAAGATTAGATGAAAAACCAATGAATAGTCTAAATGGTAAATGGATAATTTCAGGTAAAACTGTTATTGTTGATGATTCTACTATAATTAAACAAGAGAAAAAAGTATTTAGAACTGGTGATGAAATTGAGATTTCAGGTATAAGATCAAATGGAAGTATAAAAGCAATTACTTTAAAACAAGATGATTAATAGCTGTTTGTATAAGATTTTATAGTATATATAAATAAACAAATGTAAAAGATATGTATATATTGTTAACTAATTTATTTTTAGGCAATATATACATATTTGTAAGAAAGAGGATAAATGAAAATTTTATTAGTTGAAGACAATCCAAATATATATGATTTTTTAAAAAAAGCATTAGAGCAAGATTTTTATGCCGTTGATATAGCAACAGATGGAAAAGAGGGTTTTTACTTAGCTACAGTGAATAAATATGATTTAATTATCCTAGATGTTATGCTTCCATTTATGAGTGGATTTGAATTATGTAAACAGTTAAGAGAGTATAAAATTGATACACCTATACTTATGCTAACAGCAAAAGATGACAGTGAAGATATAGTAAATGGTCTTGATAGTGGGGCTGATGACTATTTGACGAAACCTTTTATTTTAAAAGAATTACAAGCTAGAATAAGAGCAATGCTTAGAAGAAAAACTTCTAATACAAGTGTTTTAAAATATAAGGATTTACAACTAGATACTATAAAAAAGTCTGTGTATAGAAATAAAACAAAGATAGATTTAACTGCTAAAGAGTTTTCCATATTAGAGTTGTTAGTTCGAAATGAAAACAAAGTTGTAAGTGATTCTATGATAATCGAGCATGTGTGGGATATGAACTATTCAAATGCTTCTAATTTAGTAAAAGTTTATATTTACAGACTAAGAAATAAAATAGACAAAAGCTTTGAGGAAGCCTATATACATAATATAAAAAATACAGGATATACATTAAAATGAAATCTATAAAATTTAAACTATTTACAGCATTTAGTCTTGCACTATTTTTGATACTGTTTTTCTTATCAATTTTTTCTATACATTTTTTTACACAAAATCAAGAAAATGAAGCCATAAGCAAAGTAGAGAAAAATTTAATTATTGTTAATCAAACTTTAGCTTCAAATAAAAGATTGGATTTACTCTATTCTCAGTTAGACTTAAAAGAGCAATTTCTTTTTATCTTTAAAGACAATAAGTTAGTATTTACAAATGAGTCTGAACATGAAACAAAAGAGATATTAGAAGAGTTAAGACAAATAAACTTTTCATCTTCAAACTTCATAAAAGTTGATGATTTTGTAGTTTCTAAAAATAAATACAATGAGTTTAGTGTTTATATGGGTATTGAAGATGATTATATTGAAGAAAGAAACGAAGCTATTATAAGTAGTATAATTACAATGAACAGTATTATCTTTGTGGTATTTATAGCTTTTATATATTTTATTATAAATAAAACTATTAGACCTTTAAAAGATATTTTAAATGATGTAAAAAATCTTCAAAAAGGAAATGATTTATCTAAAAGACTTAAATCAAATAATACAAAAGATGAATTTGAGCAGTTAACAAACTCTTTTAATGAAATGCTTGAAAATATAGAAAAGAGTGTGGAGAATATAAAACAGTTTTCTTCAGATGCTTCTCATGAGCTTAAAACGCCTCTTACTATTATTCAAGGAGAAATTGAGCTTGCAAAAAGTAAAGATCTAAAACAAGATGAATTTTATGAAGTTTTAAACAAGTTAGATATAGAACAAAAAAAGCTACAAGACATAATAAGAAACTTTTTACTTTTAGCAAGATTGGATAAAGAGGCTATTAAAAAAGAGAAGTGCTTTTTAGATACTTTAGTTTTTGAGTGTATTGAAACAAATTTAGATATCTTAGAGAAAAAAGGCTTAGAGCTAAAACTTGATATACAAGAAGCCTTAGAAGTAAACTCTAGTAAGAAGTATTTATCTATTGTAATAAACAATCTTTTATCAAATGCTATTAAATACACAAATGAAGGCTCTATTAGTATTAAAGCAAATAAAAATGAGCATTTTACTTTTTTTGAAATAAGCGATACAGGAATAGGTATGGATAAAAAAGATACTTCTATGATTTTTGAAAGATTTTATAGAGTAGATAAAGCAAGAAGTGATTTCAAAGATGGAATAGGTATTGGTTTATCAATTGTAAAAAGAGTTTGTGAGAGATTTAATATTTCCATAAAAGTTGAAAGTAAACTTGAAAAAGGAAGTAAATTTTCACTTAGATTTACTAATTTTCATTAAAGATTTTTTTGATATAGTTAGGCATTTTAAATAAGGAATACAAATGGCTATTAAAAAAGATCAATTAGTAACTATGACATTTGAATTAAAAGTAGATGATAGAATAATAGAAAGTAATATGGGTGAGAAGCCAATGACATTTGCTTTTGGTTCAGGACAATTATTAGCAGGTTTTGAAGAATTAATTGAAGATATAAATGAAGGTGAAACAAGAACTGTTACTGTAAAAAGTGATAAAGCTTATGGCCCTTATGATGAAACTTTAAATGAAAAAGTTCCAGCAGGTGAATTTGAAGGTATTGATTTACAAATAGGTATGATTTTAGAAGGTGAAGCTCAAGATGGCTCAGTTTTAAAAGCAACTGTTACAGATGTTACAAAAGATGAGGTAACTGTGGATTATAATCATCCCTTAGCAGGAAAAGATTTAACATTTAAAGTATTTATTGAAAAAATCGTTTAATTAACTCATATAAAAATCTTATAAGGTAGATAGTGTTTTAAATACTATTCATACCTTATTTATTCTTTTTTACTCTACACTAAACTTAAAAATCTTATGTTATAATTGCGCTTATATAAAAAGATAAGGTATTTAAATAATGGAAATGTCGAAAGATAAGACACAAAAATTTGTAGTAAAGTTCTTCCCAGAAATTATGGTAAAAGGAACAAAAGCAAAAAGACAAATGGTTGGACAGCTTTATAATAACCTACAAACGGTACTTCATAAAATAGATGAAAAAATCACAGTAAAAAAATTTTCAGACAAAATGGAAATAACTTGTGTAAATGAACTTATAGAACAAGTAAGACAAAGACTTAAAGATACTCCTGGTGTTGAGTTGATTTTAGAAGTATTACAATTTGAAAATGTGACTACAATTGATGAAATAAAAATAAAAGCAAATGAGTTAATGTCTCATGAAATTAAAGATAAAACTTTTGTTGTAAGAGTTAAAAGAAGTGGAACACATGAATTTAAATCAACAGATATAGAACAAACTGTTGGTGGATATATGTTAGCTCATAATGAAACAAAAGGTGTAGATTTAAGAAATGCTGAGGTAACTATAAATATTGAGCTTGTAAATAATCAGTTAAATATAGTAACTAAAAAATATAGAGGTTTATCAGGTTTCCCTATTGGTAGCCAAAATTCTATTTTATCTTTAATGTCAGGTGGTTTTGACTCAACTGTTGCTTCATACCTTACGATGAAAAGAGGAATTAAAACTCACTTTATTTTCTTTAATCTTGGTGGAATTGCTCATGAGATTGGAGTTAAACAAGTAGCATATTATTTATGGAATAAATTTGGTTCTTCTCATAGAGTTACTTTTACTTCTGTTCCTTTTGATGATGTTGTAACTGAAATTTTTAAGTCAACTAGTGAGCCTTATATGGGTGTTACACTAAAAAGACTTATGGTTATGGCTGCTGAAAAAATAGCTGATGAAATGAAGATCGATGCTTTACTTACAGGTGAGAGTGTGGCACAGGTTTCAAGTCAAACTTTAAGAAACCTAGCTTTAATTGATAAAGTTTCAAATAAGCTAATTTTAAGACCCTTATCTACTATGAATAAACCTGATATTATAGAAATATCTACAAAAATAGGTACTACAAGATTTGCTGAGAGTATGCCTGAGTATTGTGGTGTTATTTCAAAAAGTCCAGTAACACATGGTTCATTTGACAGAATGGAAAAAGAAGCTAGAGCTTTTAATTATGAAGTTTTAGATAAAGCTGTAGAAGATGCTGTTGTAGTAAATGTTGATGAGATAGATGATGATGTAAATGAAATAGGTCAAATTGATGTTGTTTCAGATTTATCAACTGGAAATTACACTGTAATTGATATTAGACAAAGCGATGATTGCATTGAGACTAGTGTTGAGACGTTAAAAATACCATTTTATAAATTAAAATCACAATTTAGAAAACTACCTCAAGATAAAGAGTACTTATTTTATTGTGACAAAGGAATTTTAAGTCAATTACATGCACAGTTTTTAAGAGATGCAGAGGGTTTAAATAACATAAAAGTTTACAGACCTGAGAAAAACAACTAATAAAACAAAAGAGTTTAATACTCTTTTTGTTTAAATAATCTGTCTTTAAGCCTTAAAATAGGCAATCTAATAAGAAATAAAGCAAATAAAAACTAAAATTTAGTATATATAAAAAAAGGTGAAAAATGACAAGTTTATCTGCAGTTGAGAACTGGCTAAAAGAGCACTCAATTGAGAATTATACAATTTCAGATGATTTATATATTACTGTTCATGGTAGTGTGAATTTAAATGAAAAAATTAGAGAAAAAAGACTTCCTGTAAAATTTAAATTAGTAAATGGTTATTTTGATATAAGTAATAACCATTTAGAAGCTCTTGATGGTTGTCCTGAAAAAGTTGGAAAAGACTTTAATTGTTCTAAAAACAATTTAGAGTCACTACTTGGTGCTCCTGTAAAAGTAGGAGACTTTGACTGTTCTTATAATAAATTAGTTAACCTTTCTTATTGTCCAAAAGAAGTTATAGGTTTTTTTAATTGTTCAAACAATCAACTAACATCTGTAAAAGGAAGTCCAAGAACAATAAAGGGCTATTTTAGATGTGAACACAATAAAATAGAATCCCTAAAAGGTGGACCTAAATATATTGATGCATATTTTGATTGTTCTCATAACTATATCAAAGATTTACATGGTGGACCAATTACAGTTGTTCAAGACTATATTTGTAATGGAAATCTTTTAAAAAGTTTAGATGGTATTGCTGATACTATTGGTTGGGATGTAAGAACTGATGTTAGATTAAATAAACTTGCAAATAGTTATAATGAAGAAGAGAAGTTTTGGAAATATAAGGGAAAAGATGTAGTTTCACATGTATATAAACCCTTAGTTGCTTTATGTAATAAAGAAGATATAAGCAGATGGCTTGCTAAACATGATATAAAAAGTTTTGAAATATTACCAAACAATTCAGTAAATGTAAAAGGTAGTGTAAAACTATCTGATAAACTAGCAAACCTTTCAAAACTTCCACTTAGTTTTAACGAAGTGGAAGGGGATTTTGATATTAGTAATAATGAACTTATCTCTCTTGAAGGTTGTCCTAAGGTTGTTCATGGAGACTTTCTAGCTTTTAAAAATGAATTAGCTTCTTTAAAAGGTGGACCTAAAGAAGTTACAGGTAGTTTCATAATTCTTAAAAACAATATAAGCTCACTTAAGTTTTCCCCATCTATTGTAAAAGAAGACTATATTTGCTCTCATAATCCTTTGAAAGACTTAGATGGAATCAATACAGTTGAGGGATCGATATTTACAGGTGTTTTTATTCCACATGTAAAAGCCCAAAAATATGTTTATAATTCAGTTACTACATATAAATATGCAGGTGAGGGTATTACAGAATACTTAGATAAGGTCTATGTAACTTTAACAGAAGAAGAAAAAGTTTATGAAAGAACAAAAGCAAATCTAAAAAGTGCTATTACAAGACTAATTGAAAGTGACAGTTTAAAAAAAGAGATGATAAACGACACTTTAATAAGAAATCTAGAAAAGTATCATTTAGATGATTTAAAACATAAAGTCTTACTTATTAAAAATCCAAAGCCAAGAACTAAAGAAGAACTAACAGAAAGTGATGTTTTAAAAATGGCATTTGAAGTGGAATTATAGATTTAAGCAATCTTAATTTCATCTTCTGATCTACCTATGTAATAGCCTTGTGAATAATCAATTCCCATTGATTTCACATAATCAAAAAGTTCTTTACTTTCCACATACTCAGCAATTGTTTTAATATTTAAATTATCACATAAGAATTTAAGTGTTCCTATTAAAAGTTGTCTTTTGGAATTTTTATCTAAACCTATTATTAAAGATCCATCAATTTTAAGAAAATCAATATAATCACTTAGTTTTACTATGTACTCATAATTTGAATATCCGCTTCCAAAATCATCGATTGCTATTTGACATCCATACTCTTTAGCTTTTTTTATGAAAAAGAAAAAGTTTTCATAATTATCAATAGCTTCTGTTTCAACTATTTCTAATACTAATCTATCTTTTATATCATACTCTTTAATTTTATTAAAAAGATGTTTTCTAATTTTTTTATCAGAAATATCTTCGATACTTAAGTTTATTGAAAACTGTATATCTTTTTTATCTTTAAAATACTCAAAAGATTTATCAATTACTATCATTGTTAGCTTTTTATATTTTTTTGTTTCCTTTGCAATATCTAAAAATTCACCTGGAAAGATTAGTTTATCATCAATTTTAAGTCTTATTAGTGTTTCATATTTATCAATACAGTTTTTATTATTGTTATAAATAGCTTGAAATTGCACTATTACATTATCATTTTCTATTGCTTTTTTTATTTTATTTACCATCAAGATATTTTCTTGATTAATTTGAATATTTTTCTTTTCTGTATTATCATAAATATTAATATCTACTTTTTCTTTTAAGGCATCACTTAAAGCAATCTCAGCTTCCTTTAGCTCTTCTATGCTGTTATTTAACTTTTCTGTATTACTTACAGCTATTGTACTATTTACTAAGACTTCAAAATTTCCATTTATAACTTGAAAAGATTCATTTTCTAATCTATAATGTATGTTATCCAAAGAGCTTAATAGCTTTGATTTTGTTTTAAAATGATATTTAAATGCAAAAGTTGCTTTTGATATTTTGTATAGTTTTGAAAATGAATTTTTATACTCGAATTGTTTTAAAAATAAGGCTGATTCTTTTATTAGCTCTTCTGCTATTTTGAAACCGTAAGCATCTTGAACTTTATCATAATTATCTATATGAATAAGTATAATAATAGAATCTTCAAATTTTTTTCTATTTAAATCATGAAATAAGCAAGCTCTATTTGGAAGTTGCGTAATTGGATCTGTAATAGCTTGTGTGTGTATCTTACCTTTTAGTTTTTCAGGAATACTTGCAAAATAAAAAATTAATGGTAAAAGAATAAATGATATAGCTATTAATATAGCGTAAATAGAGTATTCATTCTCTTTTTGTTCATTTAATAAAGCAGTAAATTTTGATTTTAGGATTAATTTTAATCCTTGTCCTGTATTTAGGTTTGATATTTTTTTACTATAATAATCATTATTTTTCATCTCTAAATTTGAAATAATCTCTTTTGCATTTTCTAGACCAAATTCATCATTTAATAAATAAGTTTTAAAGCTATTTGACAAAATACCTTTTTTATCATCAGGATGCAGGATAAACCTTTGTTTATTATCTATAAGATAAATATCATATAAAGTACTTTTTCTGATAGTGTTAAATAAAGTTTCTAAATTGATACTAAATACAACAAAGCCATTTTTCTTATCATCTTTATCATATACAGGTGTTGCTAGTCTAAGTAAAGATACCTTTGGTAAAACTTCTTTTCCAAACTCTCTTCGTAAATCAATCTTTGAGATACCTACATTATCTTTTGTAAGATTTATAAATCTATGAAAGTAATATCTATTTGCTTTATTTTGTAATAAGTTATTAGGAGTAATTATTGATGGATTATTTCTTAAGTTGTAATCTCTTCTGATTTTTACTTTTTCATAGCCATCTTTATCAATATATCTTAATTGAAAACTATTTTCAAAGGAGTTATTTAGTGTTAGAAAGGTTTCTTTAACAGTCTCTTCATTTTTATTTGAAGTTATATATTCTATTAAATTTTTGTTTTTTGACAAAGATATTAAAGCATTTTCATATTTTTCAAAATACTCATGTATTAGTTCTTCATGTGTCTTGAACTTTTCTTCTATTTTTAAAGATGAAATTGTTTTAATATTAGTTTTATCTTTAATCTCAGAAAAATATCCAATTATAAACAATGAAAACATCACACCTATCATATATAATATGATATATGTAGTTCTATAGTTGATTTTTTGCATTTAGATCCTAAATATTTGTATTTACGAAGTATACAAATAAATAGTATCAAAATAATATCATATTCACATGAAAAAAATTTTATAATGATAAAGGCAATTCTATTGTGAAAACAGCTCCTTCAAATTTTTCATTATTATACTCATATCTGCTATTTTTTACTTTTACTTTTCCACACATTGAATCATGGATGATTTTATACACAATATTTAAACCTAAGCCAACTCCATGTGATTTATGTTTTGTTGTAAAATAAGGTTCAAAAACTTTATTTACAAACTCTGTTTTAATACCACCTGCATTATCTTTTATAAGTATTTCAATTCTATTATTTTCAAGTTTTTTTGTTTCAATAAAAATATACTTAGGAGTGTTTAGTTTTCCTAGCGCATCATTTGAATTTCTTACTATATTTACTATTGCTTGAAATAAGCTATTTGGTAAGTTTTCTAAGACTATATCATCATCTAAATTCATGATTACATCAATATTATTTTTTGATAAGATGTAATCTTCACATTCAATACATTTTCTTATAGTTTCACTTAAGTTAAAGTTTATAAGTTTTTCTTTGTTTGTATAATCTCTAAATGATTCAATAGTATTTGATAGATCTTGTGTAGTTTTCATTATCATATCAATATTTTTTTTCATATCTTCTTTTTTCATAAGACCTAAATCAATATTTAAATGCATCCCAGAAGCACATGTTGATATAACTGATAGAGGCTGTCTCCATTGGTGGGCAATATTTCCTATCATCTCTCCTAGTGCAGCCATTTTACTTTGTTCAATTAGCTCAAGTTGTTGTTTTTCAATTCTTTCTTTTAATTGTATCTCTTTTTGTAAAACTTGATATAAGTCATCATTTACAGCTTGTAGTTGTTTGTTTTTTATAATTACTTCTATATAAAGTTTTAGTTTATTGATAAATTGATGATTGTCTATAGGTTTTGTTAGGTAGTCAATAGCACCAATCTCAAAACCTTTTTGCTTGAATTCTTCTTCTTTAAATGCTGCTGTTAAAAATATAATAGGAATGTTTTGTGTTTTAGGATTTGATTTTAGATATTTTGCTGTATCAAAACCATCAAGTCCTGGCATTTGTATATCTAAAATAATAATATCAACATTAGTTTTATATGTGACTTTTAGTGCATCTTCTCCGCTAGAAGCTAGTAATAGGTTTATATTTTCTAGATATTCATCTATTAAATATTGTAAGGATACTCTATTTGCTTCTACATCATCAACTACTAATACTGTTATATCTTCTTTCATATTTTCCTCTTATATATTTTATTTTTTTCATCAATTGTTACATAGTTTAAATTATTGTTTAAAGATTCACTCTCACCTAAAACTAAAAAGCCATAAGAGTCAAGAGAGTCTTTAAATAAATCAAAAATTCTGTTTTTCAAATCTTTATCAAAATAGATTAAGACATTTCTACAAAAAATTAATTGAAACTCGTTAAGTTTTGAATCAAGGGCTAAATTGTGTTTAAAAAACAAAATTTTATCTTTGATACTTTCATCTATTTCTACAAAATCATCATGACTTATAAAGTACTTACTAAAGCTTTGATTGCCACCTGCTTGGTAATAGTGCTTTAAAAATCTTTCATAACTCTCTTTTGAATAAAGTCCATTCTTTGCATTTTCTAAAATCACATCATTTAAATCAGTTGCATAAATCAAACTTCTATCAAGTAATCCTAATTCTTTTAAGAAAATTGCAATAGAGTAGGGTTCTTCACCACTACTGCAACCTGCACACCAGATTTTTATATCTAAATAACTATCAAGTTTTGGAAGGATTTCTTCTTTTAATAATTTGAATACTTTAGGGTTTCTATAAAAAGTGGTAATATTAACAGAAATATTTAAAAATAAATCTTTAAATACACTTTTATTATTTAAAACTATTTCTTGAAACTCTTTAAAGTTTTTAGGTTTTAAATTTGAATAAAAAAGATGTATTCTTCTTTTTATATGATTTTCATTGTATCCACTATAGTCATAGCCATATTTCTCATAAACTTTTTTTAAAAATATTTTTATATCTTTTTTATCAAAAAAATCATCATCTATATTAAACTTAATATAATTAACAAGTTGTTCTAAATCTAAAACTTCATCATAAAGTTTAGTGGCAATTGCATTTTCAAGCATAGCTTTTGCTTCACACTCTTTTGGGTTTTCTATTAAAACTGTTGAGCCATTTTTACTCAAAGATTCTAAACTATCACTACCATCAGCCCCATATCCACAAACTAAAACAGCAAGTAGGGTGTTTTTATATTCATTTGATAATGACTCAAAACTAGTACTAATAGATGGTCTTGAAAAGTTTCGTTTTTCTTCATCTGTTAAGAAAATAAAATTACCAGCAACTATCATATGTTTGCCAGCTGGGGCACAATAAATTGTATTTGACTCAACTTTCATATCAGATTTTGCTTCTACTACATTATAATCATTTGTATATTTTTGTAGTATCTCATTTAAATGAGTTTTCTTATCTGGTTTTTGATGCATGATAATAAAAATTGAAACTTGCGATTTTGGTAAAGCTTTTATAATTTCTATAAATTTAGCCAAACTTCCAGCACTTCCACCGATTGCTATATATTGTAAATTTAATGTCTTGGGTTTGTCATTATATACATCTTTATATTTTAATGTAAAACCAAGATTCATTAAATATGTTTTTAGAGTTG includes the following:
- a CDS encoding TOBE domain-containing protein, which produces MNISSNLTLELFDQPFLLEKRIDLLLAIKEHGSISKAAKAVPMSYKTAWDAIDSMNNLSAKALVSKETGGKGGGGTALTSYGESIINTYLLLKEEQKRFMEKLNELTNIDTGTFKTIGRLAMQISARNQIIGRVDKIVSNEVNANIIIVPKSDHELFANITYDALQSLDIKKDDEVIAIFNSNNILLSTSSDIAISARNKIKGIIKDITKNSTNSEVTIDISENETITSIITTGAVKNLRLEVGKAVYAYIKSNDIMVGK
- a CDS encoding DUF5666 domain-containing protein; amino-acid sequence: MMNKKMLVSLGLVTLIPLAIFASSDRYDFDDKRNSNYLKEKGINFIFEGRLDEKPMNSLNGKWIISGKTVIVDDSTIIKQEKKVFRTGDEIEISGIRSNGSIKAITLKQDD
- a CDS encoding response regulator transcription factor, which codes for MKILLVEDNPNIYDFLKKALEQDFYAVDIATDGKEGFYLATVNKYDLIILDVMLPFMSGFELCKQLREYKIDTPILMLTAKDDSEDIVNGLDSGADDYLTKPFILKELQARIRAMLRRKTSNTSVLKYKDLQLDTIKKSVYRNKTKIDLTAKEFSILELLVRNENKVVSDSMIIEHVWDMNYSNASNLVKVYIYRLRNKIDKSFEEAYIHNIKNTGYTLK
- a CDS encoding sensor histidine kinase; translation: MKSIKFKLFTAFSLALFLILFFLSIFSIHFFTQNQENEAISKVEKNLIIVNQTLASNKRLDLLYSQLDLKEQFLFIFKDNKLVFTNESEHETKEILEELRQINFSSSNFIKVDDFVVSKNKYNEFSVYMGIEDDYIEERNEAIISSIITMNSIIFVVFIAFIYFIINKTIRPLKDILNDVKNLQKGNDLSKRLKSNNTKDEFEQLTNSFNEMLENIEKSVENIKQFSSDASHELKTPLTIIQGEIELAKSKDLKQDEFYEVLNKLDIEQKKLQDIIRNFLLLARLDKEAIKKEKCFLDTLVFECIETNLDILEKKGLELKLDIQEALEVNSSKKYLSIVINNLLSNAIKYTNEGSISIKANKNEHFTFFEISDTGIGMDKKDTSMIFERFYRVDKARSDFKDGIGIGLSIVKRVCERFNISIKVESKLEKGSKFSLRFTNFH
- a CDS encoding FKBP-type peptidyl-prolyl cis-trans isomerase, with the translated sequence MAIKKDQLVTMTFELKVDDRIIESNMGEKPMTFAFGSGQLLAGFEELIEDINEGETRTVTVKSDKAYGPYDETLNEKVPAGEFEGIDLQIGMILEGEAQDGSVLKATVTDVTKDEVTVDYNHPLAGKDLTFKVFIEKIV
- the thiI gene encoding tRNA uracil 4-sulfurtransferase ThiI yields the protein MEMSKDKTQKFVVKFFPEIMVKGTKAKRQMVGQLYNNLQTVLHKIDEKITVKKFSDKMEITCVNELIEQVRQRLKDTPGVELILEVLQFENVTTIDEIKIKANELMSHEIKDKTFVVRVKRSGTHEFKSTDIEQTVGGYMLAHNETKGVDLRNAEVTINIELVNNQLNIVTKKYRGLSGFPIGSQNSILSLMSGGFDSTVASYLTMKRGIKTHFIFFNLGGIAHEIGVKQVAYYLWNKFGSSHRVTFTSVPFDDVVTEIFKSTSEPYMGVTLKRLMVMAAEKIADEMKIDALLTGESVAQVSSQTLRNLALIDKVSNKLILRPLSTMNKPDIIEISTKIGTTRFAESMPEYCGVISKSPVTHGSFDRMEKEARAFNYEVLDKAVEDAVVVNVDEIDDDVNEIGQIDVVSDLSTGNYTVIDIRQSDDCIETSVETLKIPFYKLKSQFRKLPQDKEYLFYCDKGILSQLHAQFLRDAEGLNNIKVYRPEKNN
- a CDS encoding EAL domain-containing protein, producing MQKINYRTTYIILYMIGVMFSLFIIGYFSEIKDKTNIKTISSLKIEEKFKTHEELIHEYFEKYENALISLSKNKNLIEYITSNKNEETVKETFLTLNNSFENSFQLRYIDKDGYEKVKIRRDYNLRNNPSIITPNNLLQNKANRYYFHRFINLTKDNVGISKIDLRREFGKEVLPKVSLLRLATPVYDKDDKKNGFVVFSINLETLFNTIRKSTLYDIYLIDNKQRFILHPDDKKGILSNSFKTYLLNDEFGLENAKEIISNLEMKNNDYYSKKISNLNTGQGLKLILKSKFTALLNEQKENEYSIYAILIAISFILLPLIFYFASIPEKLKGKIHTQAITDPITQLPNRACLFHDLNRKKFEDSIIILIHIDNYDKVQDAYGFKIAEELIKESALFLKQFEYKNSFSKLYKISKATFAFKYHFKTKSKLLSSLDNIHYRLENESFQVINGNFEVLVNSTIAVSNTEKLNNSIEELKEAEIALSDALKEKVDINIYDNTEKKNIQINQENILMVNKIKKAIENDNVIVQFQAIYNNNKNCIDKYETLIRLKIDDKLIFPGEFLDIAKETKKYKKLTMIVIDKSFEYFKDKKDIQFSINLSIEDISDKKIRKHLFNKIKEYDIKDRLVLEIVETEAIDNYENFFFFIKKAKEYGCQIAIDDFGSGYSNYEYIVKLSDYIDFLKIDGSLIIGLDKNSKRQLLIGTLKFLCDNLNIKTIAEYVESKELFDYVKSMGIDYSQGYYIGRSEDEIKIA
- a CDS encoding hybrid sensor histidine kinase/response regulator, which codes for MKEDITVLVVDDVEANRVSLQYLIDEYLENINLLLASSGEDALKVTYKTNVDIIILDIQMPGLDGFDTAKYLKSNPKTQNIPIIFLTAAFKEEEFKQKGFEIGAIDYLTKPIDNHQFINKLKLYIEVIIKNKQLQAVNDDLYQVLQKEIQLKERIEKQQLELIEQSKMAALGEMIGNIAHQWRQPLSVISTCASGMHLNIDLGLMKKEDMKKNIDMIMKTTQDLSNTIESFRDYTNKEKLINFNLSETIRKCIECEDYILSKNNIDVIMNLDDDIVLENLPNSLFQAIVNIVRNSNDALGKLNTPKYIFIETKKLENNRIEILIKDNAGGIKTEFVNKVFEPYFTTKHKSHGVGLGLNIVYKIIHDSMCGKVKVKNSRYEYNNEKFEGAVFTIELPLSL